In Mugil cephalus isolate CIBA_MC_2020 chromosome 20, CIBA_Mcephalus_1.1, whole genome shotgun sequence, the following are encoded in one genomic region:
- the tmem86b gene encoding lysoplasmalogenase codes for MDILETHAYDRRQKRNTSCALFVSLLPFFLAAALYFYLWTPESPPSIVAAGVKAAPTLLLAAVVLSWNGGQSVLGVVGGLLFSAVGDCCLVWNELFLQGMGAFAVAHLLYSVSFLSSRYGPHSSSSWIRGVYLILIMVGGGFYFYLYPFLQKTSNSDVLTPAVGVYFCLILLMVCLGIRTSHTVTALGGLSFAVSDASLALQVFKVMPQMEHGHLVVMVTYYMAQLLIAVGDVKAAVDEDDFSKWKRS; via the exons ATGGACATCCTGGAGACACACGCCTACGACCGCAGGCAGAAGAGGAACACG tcctgtgctctctttgtgtctctgctgccgTTCTTTCTCGCTGCAGCTCTCTACTTCTACCTGTGGACTCCTGAGTCTCCTCCGTCCATCGTGGCTGCAGGTGTGAAGGCGGCGCCGACCCTCCTCCTGGCTGCAGTGGTGCTGAGCTGGAACGGGGGTCAGAGCGTCCTGGGCGTGGTGGGGGGGCTGCTCTTCTCTGCCGTGGGCGACTGCTGCTTGGTCTGGAACGAGCTTTTCCTGCAGG gaaTGGGGGCTTTTGCCGTGGCCCATCTCCTCTACTCAGTCTCCTTCCTGTCCAGTCGATATGGACCCCATTCCTCGTCCTCCTGGATCCGGGGCGTCTATCTGATCCTGATCATGGTGGGAGGAGGTTTCTACTTCTACCTCTACCCGTTCCTGCAGAAGACCTCTAACTCTGACGTCCTGACTCCGGCCGTGGGCGTCTACTTCTGTCTAATCCTTCTGATGGTGTGTCTGGGCATCAGGACCAGTCACACAGTAACAGCTCTGGGGGGGTTGAGCTTCGCTGTGTCCGACGCGTCGCTGGCTCTGCAGGTTTTCAAGGTGATGCCGCAGATGGAGCACGGCCACCTGGTCGTCATGGTGACGTATTACATGGCCCAGCTTCTGATCGCCGTGGGCGACGTGAAGGCAGCGGTGGACGAGGACGACTTTTCTAAATGGAAGAGGTCCTAA